The proteins below come from a single Deltaproteobacteria bacterium genomic window:
- a CDS encoding FAD-dependent oxidoreductase: MTPSSPGAPAPVAIIGAGLTGLACGLELAAAGREHRIYEASATVGGLARSEVIEGYTFDATGHWMHLRDPEIRRLVEEVLGENKTWVERSAAIWLGDRFVPYPFQTNVWALPLADRRDCLRGLLRARDRRAAGEAPPRTFRDFVYESLGEGIAERFMIPYNRKLWGVELEELSLDWIGRFVPQPSDEELMLGCLGPPEEDRGYNARFLYPREGGIQALPDGLAARLPASPLLSTAVVAVDPAKKKLYLAEGSEVPYEALVSTMALPRLVSICEGVPDAVREAAGRLRATHVTYASLGVRQRLPRPTPPHHWVYFPEERFPFYRAGCASAAVPSLAPEQCASFYIEFSHHADTPPADAAAIAEAGLREVGLVHPDDPVEVASVRTLENAYVIHDEDHARARAAVLDWLSPLSIHSVGRYGRWEYASMEDALLAGRHAARVILDETSSR, encoded by the coding sequence GTGACTCCTTCTTCCCCCGGGGCCCCGGCCCCCGTCGCCATCATCGGCGCCGGCCTCACCGGTCTCGCCTGCGGGCTCGAGCTGGCCGCGGCCGGTCGCGAGCATCGCATCTACGAGGCCTCCGCCACGGTCGGCGGCCTCGCGCGCTCCGAGGTGATCGAGGGCTACACCTTCGACGCCACCGGGCACTGGATGCACCTGCGGGACCCCGAGATCCGCCGCCTGGTCGAGGAGGTCCTCGGGGAGAACAAGACCTGGGTCGAGCGCTCGGCGGCGATCTGGCTGGGGGATCGCTTCGTCCCCTACCCCTTCCAGACCAACGTCTGGGCGCTCCCCCTCGCCGACCGGCGCGACTGCCTGCGGGGCCTCCTGCGCGCGCGCGACCGGCGGGCCGCCGGAGAGGCGCCGCCCCGGACCTTCCGCGACTTCGTCTACGAGAGCCTGGGCGAGGGGATCGCCGAGCGCTTCATGATCCCCTACAACCGCAAGCTCTGGGGGGTCGAGCTCGAGGAGCTCTCCCTGGACTGGATCGGCCGCTTCGTCCCCCAGCCCAGCGACGAGGAGCTGATGCTCGGCTGCCTCGGCCCGCCCGAGGAGGATCGCGGCTACAACGCCCGCTTCCTCTACCCCCGGGAGGGGGGCATCCAGGCCCTCCCCGACGGCCTCGCCGCCCGCCTCCCGGCCTCGCCGCTCCTCTCCACCGCGGTGGTGGCGGTGGATCCGGCGAAGAAGAAGCTCTACCTCGCCGAGGGCAGCGAGGTGCCCTACGAGGCGCTGGTGAGCACCATGGCCCTGCCGCGGCTCGTCTCGATCTGCGAGGGGGTCCCCGACGCGGTCCGGGAGGCCGCCGGGCGCCTGCGGGCCACGCACGTCACCTACGCGAGCCTCGGGGTCCGCCAGCGGCTCCCGCGGCCCACGCCGCCCCACCACTGGGTCTACTTCCCCGAGGAGCGCTTCCCCTTCTACCGGGCCGGCTGCGCCTCGGCGGCCGTGCCGAGCCTCGCGCCCGAGCAGTGCGCCTCCTTTTACATCGAGTTCTCCCACCACGCCGACACCCCGCCCGCCGACGCCGCGGCGATCGCCGAGGCGGGCCTGCGCGAGGTCGGCCTGGTCCACCCCGACGATCCGGTGGAGGTCGCCTCGGTGCGCACCCTGGAGAACGCCTACGTGATCCACGACGAGGACCACGCCCGGGCCCGGGCGGCCGTCCTCGACTGGCTCTCGCCGCTGTCCATCCACTCCGTCGGGCGCTATGGAAGGTGGGAGTACGCCTCCATGGAAGACGCCCTCCTCGCCGGCCGCCACGCGGCCCGCGTGATCCTCGACGAGACCTCGAGCCGATGA
- a CDS encoding sigma-70 family RNA polymerase sigma factor, with translation MTLLSSPTAKPDAEPSDEALLAAYRGGDGQALDRLIRRYQKPVYRMLYRNVGNPADAEDLTQKAFLKALDHLPRLREDGAFKGWLFRIALNLTRNRRRSLGRWRQADPALLDRQADPSAGADLSLERQRQWEAVEAGLARLPKMQREVVRLRLHAEIPFREIAQILGSSEASCKVSYHHAVKKLRHTLAPEAEVTP, from the coding sequence ATGACCCTGCTCTCCTCCCCCACCGCGAAGCCCGACGCCGAGCCGAGCGACGAGGCCCTCCTCGCGGCCTACCGGGGGGGGGACGGCCAGGCCCTGGACCGGCTGATCCGGCGCTACCAGAAGCCGGTCTACCGGATGCTCTACCGGAACGTGGGCAACCCGGCCGACGCCGAGGACCTCACCCAGAAGGCCTTCCTGAAGGCCCTCGACCACCTCCCGAGGCTCCGGGAGGACGGCGCCTTCAAGGGCTGGCTCTTCCGGATCGCCCTGAACCTCACCCGCAACCGGCGCCGGAGCCTCGGGCGCTGGCGGCAGGCCGATCCGGCGCTCCTCGACCGGCAGGCGGACCCCTCCGCGGGGGCCGACCTCTCCCTGGAGCGCCAGCGCCAGTGGGAGGCCGTCGAGGCGGGCCTCGCCCGGCTGCCGAAGATGCAGCGCGAGGTGGTCCGCCTGCGCCTCCACGCCGAGATCCCCTTTCGCGAGATCGCCCAGATCCTGGGCAGCTCCGAGGCCAGCTGCAAGGTCTCCTATCATCACGCGGTCAAGAAGCTGCGGCACACCCTCGCTCCCGAGGCGGAGGTCACCCCATGA
- a CDS encoding S41 family peptidase, with product MRTGTFILGLLLALFLLATGCGPGFAGPVETFEQVWLDYDEMYGPFELRNVDWDDVYDRYRPRVHEEMSDDELHAVLGDMISELDDGHVRLIAPDRPVRVSNGQRDQLIDWELFDLELVREEYLDGEFDTDEWEGFTLGELEDGTTYLHLPHVSDNLPALDTAREAAERTGRLILDLRHSNGGQFTYAFEKLAAWSSVDRPVFRSRTRSGPERGSFDDWWLWQIEGRGREVGFDTVVLVDHYTISASERMVMALKVLPRMHLVGETTAGAVSTAIGRDTLNGWTITISTQEVVNLDGSSPEGPGIDPDTEAKNDPALMAQGIDTVLDAGLAALAW from the coding sequence ATGCGCACCGGCACCTTCATCCTCGGCCTCCTCCTCGCCCTCTTCCTCCTCGCCACCGGCTGCGGCCCCGGCTTCGCCGGACCGGTCGAGACCTTCGAGCAGGTCTGGCTGGACTACGACGAGATGTACGGCCCCTTCGAGCTCCGGAACGTCGACTGGGACGATGTCTACGACCGCTACCGGCCCCGGGTGCACGAGGAGATGAGCGACGACGAGCTCCACGCGGTCCTCGGCGACATGATCTCCGAGCTCGACGACGGCCACGTCCGGCTGATCGCCCCGGACCGGCCGGTGCGGGTCTCGAACGGGCAGCGCGATCAGCTGATCGACTGGGAGCTCTTCGATCTCGAGCTGGTGCGGGAGGAGTACCTGGACGGCGAGTTCGACACCGATGAGTGGGAGGGCTTCACCCTCGGTGAGCTCGAGGACGGCACGACCTACCTCCACCTGCCCCACGTCTCGGACAACCTGCCGGCGCTGGACACCGCCCGCGAGGCGGCCGAGCGCACCGGCCGCCTGATCCTCGACCTGCGCCACAGCAACGGCGGGCAGTTCACCTACGCCTTCGAGAAGCTGGCGGCCTGGAGCTCGGTGGACCGCCCGGTCTTCCGCTCCCGCACCCGGAGCGGGCCCGAGCGGGGCAGCTTCGATGACTGGTGGCTCTGGCAGATCGAGGGCCGCGGCCGGGAGGTGGGCTTCGACACCGTCGTGCTCGTCGACCACTACACCATCAGCGCCTCCGAGCGGATGGTGATGGCCCTGAAGGTCCTGCCGCGGATGCACCTCGTCGGCGAGACCACCGCCGGCGCCGTCTCGACCGCCATCGGCCGCGACACCCTCAACGGCTGGACCATCACCATCTCCACCCAGGAGGTGGTGAACCTCGACGGCAGCAGCCCCGAGGGACCGGGCATCGACCCCGACACCGAGGCGAAGAACGACCCGGCCCTGATGGCCCAGGGGATCGACACGGTCCTCGATGCCGGCCTGGCCGCCCTGGCGTGGTGA
- a CDS encoding zinc-ribbon domain-containing protein, producing MHVSCPSCPATYEIDEAKIPPGGLTLKCPQCTTTFPVNPTAAVPLPGGGPAPDAGAVPLPGGPPPAGAPGAVPLPGGPPPAGAPGAVPLPG from the coding sequence ATGCATGTATCCTGCCCGTCCTGCCCGGCGACGTACGAGATCGACGAGGCGAAGATCCCCCCCGGGGGACTGACCCTCAAGTGCCCCCAGTGCACCACGACCTTCCCGGTGAACCCCACCGCGGCCGTGCCACTGCCCGGGGGAGGACCGGCGCCCGACGCCGGCGCGGTGCCCCTGCCGGGAGGTCCGCCGCCAGCGGGAGCCCCGGGCGCGGTGCCCCTGCCGGGAGGTCCGCCGCCAGCGGGAGCCCCGGGCGCGGTGCCCCTGCCGGG
- a CDS encoding nucleoside deaminase: MEAALDEARASAARDEVPVGAVVVHEGAIVARAGNSRESDQDPFGHAELTAMREAARVLGSWRLTGCTLYVTLEPCTMCAGAIVLSRVERVVFAASDPKAGAVGSLYDIPADERLNHRPIVEAGLLAEEAGRLLKDFFRAKRG, encoded by the coding sequence ATGGAGGCCGCCCTGGACGAGGCCCGGGCCTCCGCCGCCCGGGACGAGGTGCCCGTGGGCGCGGTGGTGGTCCACGAGGGGGCGATCGTCGCCCGGGCGGGCAACAGCCGGGAGTCCGATCAGGATCCCTTCGGCCACGCGGAGCTGACGGCGATGCGCGAGGCGGCGCGGGTGCTCGGGAGCTGGCGCCTGACGGGCTGCACCCTCTACGTGACCCTCGAGCCCTGCACCATGTGCGCCGGGGCCATCGTCCTCTCCCGGGTGGAGCGGGTGGTCTTCGCGGCGAGCGATCCCAAGGCCGGCGCCGTGGGCTCCCTCTACGACATCCCGGCGGACGAGCGCCTCAATCACCGGCCGATCGTCGAGGCCGGGCTCCTCGCCGAGGAGGCCGGAAGGCTGCTGAAGGACTTCTTCCGCGCCAAAAGGGGCTGA
- a CDS encoding S41 family peptidase, which yields MRLPGIPARLFALLTPLLLLGGCTTELAGPVETFEQTWQDFDELYGGFEVRAIDWDEVYARHRPLVHEGMSDDELFTVATDMLSELDDGHVNVVAPGREMWNANAHRRGKVDFDLFDVELVREHYLAGDYETDEWESHTLGTLPDGSAYLHLPWVSDNLYVLERARELGEQAGRLVLDMRHSGGGTFTYATEALRDWTDESLPVWKTRSRNGPERDDFTGWWTWRLEGRGSHPDFDTVVLIDRYTISASERMTVILEQLPRVTFVGEPTSGALSCLIGREMLNGWTVTIASREVRNLDGTSYEGVGLPPDLEARNDPALMEQGIDTVLETGMAQFEP from the coding sequence ATGCGTCTGCCCGGCATCCCCGCCCGCCTCTTCGCCCTCCTCACCCCGCTCCTCCTCCTCGGCGGCTGCACCACCGAGCTCGCCGGCCCCGTCGAGACCTTCGAGCAGACCTGGCAGGACTTCGACGAGCTCTACGGCGGCTTCGAGGTCCGCGCCATCGACTGGGACGAGGTCTACGCGCGCCACCGCCCGCTGGTCCACGAGGGGATGAGCGACGACGAGCTCTTCACCGTCGCGACCGACATGCTCTCCGAGCTCGACGACGGCCACGTCAACGTGGTCGCCCCCGGGCGGGAGATGTGGAACGCGAACGCGCACCGGAGGGGCAAGGTGGACTTCGATCTCTTCGACGTCGAGCTGGTGCGGGAGCACTACCTCGCGGGCGACTACGAGACCGACGAGTGGGAGAGCCACACCCTGGGCACCCTCCCCGACGGCTCGGCCTACCTCCACCTGCCCTGGGTCTCGGACAACCTCTACGTGCTCGAGCGGGCCCGGGAGCTCGGCGAGCAGGCAGGCCGGCTGGTCCTCGACATGCGGCACAGCGGCGGCGGCACCTTCACCTACGCGACCGAGGCCCTGCGCGACTGGACCGACGAGTCCCTCCCGGTCTGGAAGACGCGCTCCCGCAACGGACCGGAGCGAGACGACTTCACCGGCTGGTGGACCTGGCGGCTCGAGGGCCGGGGCAGCCACCCGGACTTCGACACCGTGGTGCTCATCGACCGCTACACCATCAGCGCCAGCGAGCGGATGACGGTGATCCTGGAGCAGCTGCCGCGGGTGACCTTCGTCGGCGAGCCCACCAGCGGCGCCCTCTCCTGCCTGATCGGCCGCGAGATGCTCAACGGCTGGACCGTCACCATCGCCTCCCGGGAGGTGCGAAACCTCGACGGCACCAGCTACGAGGGCGTCGGCCTCCCCCCCGACCTCGAGGCCCGCAACGATCCCGCCCTCATGGAGCAGGGGATCGACACCGTCCTCGAGACCGGGATGGCGCAGTTCGAGCCCTGA
- the serS gene encoding serine--tRNA ligase — MLDRRQITDHLEDVEKALARRGGAIDLSDLRALLAERKSLVTETEELRHRQKSAGDEMKAAAKAGGDAAAKLREELGKLSARVKSGTARIAEIEAAVDERLLELPNLPLAEVPEGAGEQDNPEVSVWGEKPTFDFAPKAHWDLGPELGILDFERGAKLSGARFTVLFDDGARLSRALIAFMLDVHRERGYREVQTPYLVSRETMTGTGQLPKFEDDAFKTAGEKELFLIPTAEVPVTNLHREEIFEPGDLPLHYCSYTACFRAEAGSHGKDVRGLIRQHQFDKVELVRFERPEDSSEALEALLDDACEILRRLDLHYRVVELCSGDLGFSSARTFDVEVWLPGQDAYREISSCSCFTDFQARRMKIRYREEQGAKPKLVHTLNGSGLAVGRTLVAILEQYQEADGTVRIPEALQPYLGGQEVISVE, encoded by the coding sequence ATGCTCGATCGACGCCAGATCACCGATCACCTGGAAGACGTGGAGAAGGCGCTGGCCCGGCGGGGCGGCGCCATCGACCTCTCGGACCTGCGGGCCCTCCTGGCCGAGCGCAAGAGCCTGGTCACCGAGACCGAGGAGCTGCGCCACCGCCAGAAGTCCGCTGGAGACGAGATGAAGGCCGCCGCGAAGGCGGGCGGCGACGCCGCGGCGAAGCTGCGGGAGGAGCTCGGCAAGCTCTCGGCCAGGGTGAAGAGCGGCACCGCCCGGATCGCCGAGATCGAGGCCGCGGTCGACGAGCGCCTCCTCGAGCTGCCCAACCTGCCCCTGGCCGAGGTGCCCGAGGGCGCGGGCGAGCAGGACAACCCCGAGGTGAGCGTCTGGGGCGAGAAGCCCACCTTCGACTTCGCGCCCAAGGCCCACTGGGACCTGGGGCCCGAGCTGGGCATCCTCGACTTCGAGCGGGGCGCGAAGCTCTCGGGGGCGCGCTTCACCGTGCTCTTCGACGACGGGGCCCGGCTCTCCCGGGCGCTGATCGCCTTCATGCTCGACGTCCACCGGGAGCGGGGCTACCGCGAGGTGCAGACCCCCTACCTGGTCAGCCGGGAGACCATGACCGGCACCGGGCAGCTGCCGAAGTTCGAGGACGACGCCTTCAAGACCGCCGGGGAGAAGGAGCTCTTCCTCATCCCGACGGCCGAGGTGCCGGTGACGAACCTGCACCGGGAGGAGATCTTCGAGCCCGGCGACCTGCCCCTCCACTACTGCAGCTACACCGCCTGCTTCCGGGCGGAGGCCGGCAGCCACGGCAAGGACGTGCGGGGCCTCATCCGCCAGCACCAGTTCGACAAGGTGGAGCTGGTCCGCTTCGAGCGGCCCGAGGACAGCAGCGAGGCCCTGGAGGCGTTGCTGGACGACGCCTGCGAGATCCTGCGTCGGCTGGACCTGCACTACCGGGTGGTCGAGCTCTGCTCGGGTGACCTGGGCTTCTCCTCGGCCCGGACCTTCGACGTCGAGGTCTGGCTCCCCGGCCAGGACGCCTACCGGGAGATCTCCTCCTGCTCCTGCTTCACCGACTTCCAGGCCCGGCGGATGAAGATCCGCTACCGGGAGGAGCAGGGGGCCAAGCCGAAGCTGGTGCACACCCTCAACGGCTCCGGCCTGGCGGTCGGGAGGACCCTGGTCGCCATCCTGGAGCAGTATCAGGAGGCCGACGGGACCGTCCGGATCCCCGAGGCCCTCCAGCCCTACCTGGGGGGCCAGGAGGTCATCTCCGTCGAATAG
- a CDS encoding tetratricopeptide repeat protein: protein MAPDPGAVPLPGGGADAVDYGDVDFGTVDLDTGGDAGAADYGAVDFGTVDFADDPAPPPAPPAPPPAPAPDPIGGDSMEFDPFGGIDLEGGGGADAPADDLSFDPTGGPPPAGDDLSFDPMAGPMPMGEGEDDLELDLGAAPAPAPAPVEDEGEGDLEILDFIDQEYETAQKGGAKVRAAGPTRYKVKRKSGKTFGPFEAEVVVSMLKEGQLLGNEEISGDDGSWRPIGSVPAFGQVIQALMEAPSAGRAPPSIPTVGETLEDDESGVAPKGQGYGVYGMAALRDARTVKKEKRQAVAAEVKKRWPIIAGGLLAVIVIGAGIFAGFTPYGWFFYKLIYTPGGSTDKPTAQLISDARAGIEVDTYASLDEAITGLQAALGDNDEDVEARALFCQVLFLLQWRYGEGGQHLTRALGYMRDLEATSTNYPEYLQARMLRGLLEGRAGDARAELERILAMAPDDVNTLFVLGLSYVETREFDKATVYLEKILSIDPKSARASHALGWVYTVQGTDESLELARKAFEEALASDPEHIASAIELAHLALSPEKPDLEVGARALDRCVGEPYAALAKREQARVDYLQGILKAQKGLVADARTAFAAGVAKDPKNAFGRTAFGRFLLSRGEPNAAVVELRAAHEAVPSDVGIAATHIEALIAAGKSLDATSAITVLAAQAPADPRLPFLQGLLAEGRDEDEEAEKKYRVALKMDPGFYRASLALGDLYLRQRRIREAEVPLRESIQARPDVPDTHVGLGRYLLAANRPKKAIDAFQEALEIDAESAAAHLGLAQAYAEIGEDAAAEREFGIVQRLEPEFLGFAFQFGTFLWNRGRLDEALGQMEAAYKLDAIDPTVQARLGAVLYDLGRIEEAGEHLQSAALKSIRVGETYYYLGLVFDKQGDRRTAIEKMLAAISIEEENPRFRFALGELYLADSDFDNALRAFQKATALDADYYEAWLKTGEVQSLLKRPVAAVKAYQKAIEIRPEETPIIVKIGDVYDDAGEAKKAISWYERATQATPPDPRAFYKLARAFDDTGDKKKAEKMFLKATKEEPDNAMPHYYLGYFYKDRRKKAEALKHFKAYMRIIGEQQTDYRKEVEDEIYYLSQ from the coding sequence ATGGCTCCGGATCCGGGCGCGGTTCCCCTGCCGGGTGGAGGTGCGGACGCCGTCGACTACGGTGACGTGGACTTCGGCACCGTGGACCTCGACACGGGTGGAGACGCGGGCGCCGCCGACTACGGTGCGGTGGACTTCGGCACCGTGGATTTCGCGGACGATCCTGCGCCGCCTCCCGCGCCGCCCGCGCCGCCCCCGGCGCCAGCGCCCGATCCGATCGGCGGCGACTCGATGGAGTTCGACCCCTTCGGGGGCATCGATCTGGAGGGCGGCGGTGGCGCAGACGCGCCCGCCGACGACCTCTCCTTCGACCCGACGGGGGGCCCTCCCCCGGCGGGGGACGATCTCTCCTTCGACCCCATGGCCGGTCCGATGCCGATGGGGGAGGGCGAGGACGACCTGGAGCTCGATCTCGGCGCCGCCCCGGCGCCCGCCCCGGCCCCGGTGGAGGACGAGGGGGAGGGCGACCTCGAGATCCTCGACTTCATCGACCAGGAGTACGAGACCGCCCAGAAGGGCGGCGCGAAGGTCCGGGCGGCCGGCCCCACCCGCTACAAGGTGAAGCGGAAGAGCGGCAAGACCTTCGGCCCCTTCGAGGCCGAGGTCGTCGTCTCGATGCTCAAGGAAGGGCAGCTCCTCGGCAACGAGGAGATCTCCGGCGACGACGGCAGTTGGCGGCCCATCGGCTCGGTGCCGGCCTTCGGCCAGGTGATCCAGGCCCTGATGGAGGCCCCCTCCGCCGGGCGGGCGCCGCCCTCGATCCCCACGGTGGGGGAGACCCTCGAGGACGACGAGTCCGGCGTCGCCCCCAAGGGGCAGGGGTACGGCGTCTACGGGATGGCGGCCTTGCGGGACGCCCGCACCGTCAAGAAGGAGAAGCGGCAGGCCGTCGCCGCCGAGGTGAAGAAGCGCTGGCCGATCATCGCCGGGGGCCTCCTCGCGGTGATCGTCATCGGCGCCGGCATCTTCGCCGGCTTCACTCCCTACGGCTGGTTCTTCTACAAGCTCATCTACACTCCGGGCGGCAGCACGGACAAGCCGACCGCCCAGCTCATCTCGGATGCGCGGGCGGGCATCGAGGTCGACACCTACGCCAGCCTCGACGAGGCGATCACCGGACTCCAGGCCGCCCTCGGGGACAACGACGAGGACGTCGAGGCCCGGGCGCTCTTCTGCCAGGTGCTCTTCCTCCTGCAGTGGCGCTACGGCGAGGGCGGCCAGCACCTGACCCGGGCCCTCGGCTACATGCGCGACCTCGAGGCGACCTCGACCAACTACCCCGAGTACCTCCAGGCGAGGATGCTGCGGGGTCTGCTCGAGGGCCGGGCCGGTGACGCCCGGGCCGAGCTGGAGAGGATCCTGGCCATGGCGCCGGACGACGTGAACACCCTCTTCGTGCTCGGCCTCTCCTACGTGGAGACCCGCGAGTTCGACAAGGCGACGGTCTACCTGGAGAAGATCCTCTCCATCGACCCCAAGAGCGCGCGGGCGAGCCACGCGCTGGGCTGGGTCTACACCGTCCAGGGCACCGACGAGAGCCTCGAGCTGGCCCGGAAGGCCTTCGAGGAGGCCCTCGCCTCGGATCCCGAGCACATCGCCTCCGCGATCGAGCTGGCGCACCTGGCCCTCTCTCCGGAGAAGCCCGACCTCGAGGTCGGCGCCCGGGCCCTCGATCGTTGCGTCGGCGAACCCTACGCGGCCCTCGCCAAGCGGGAGCAGGCCCGGGTCGACTACCTCCAGGGCATCCTCAAGGCCCAGAAGGGCCTGGTGGCCGACGCCCGGACGGCCTTCGCGGCCGGCGTGGCGAAGGACCCGAAGAACGCCTTCGGCCGGACCGCCTTCGGGCGCTTCCTCCTCTCGCGGGGCGAGCCCAACGCCGCGGTGGTCGAGCTGCGCGCGGCCCACGAGGCCGTGCCGTCGGACGTGGGCATCGCGGCGACCCACATCGAGGCCCTGATCGCGGCGGGCAAGTCCCTCGACGCCACCAGCGCCATCACCGTGCTCGCGGCCCAGGCGCCGGCCGATCCGCGCCTGCCCTTCCTCCAGGGTCTCCTGGCCGAGGGCCGCGACGAGGACGAGGAGGCCGAGAAGAAGTACCGGGTCGCCCTCAAGATGGATCCCGGCTTCTACCGGGCCTCGCTGGCCCTGGGAGATCTCTACCTGCGCCAGCGGCGGATCCGCGAGGCCGAGGTGCCCCTGCGGGAGTCCATCCAGGCCCGGCCGGACGTGCCCGACACCCACGTCGGCCTCGGCCGCTACCTCCTGGCCGCCAACCGGCCGAAGAAGGCCATCGACGCCTTCCAGGAGGCGTTGGAGATCGACGCCGAGTCGGCGGCCGCGCACCTGGGCCTCGCGCAGGCCTACGCCGAGATCGGCGAGGACGCCGCCGCCGAGCGCGAGTTCGGGATCGTCCAGCGCCTCGAGCCCGAGTTCCTCGGCTTCGCGTTCCAGTTCGGCACCTTCCTCTGGAACCGGGGCCGCCTCGACGAGGCCCTCGGTCAGATGGAGGCCGCCTACAAGCTCGACGCGATCGACCCCACGGTGCAGGCCCGCCTCGGGGCGGTGCTCTACGACCTCGGGCGGATCGAGGAGGCCGGCGAGCACCTGCAGAGCGCGGCGCTCAAGAGCATCCGGGTGGGCGAGACCTACTACTACCTGGGCCTCGTCTTCGACAAACAGGGTGACCGCCGCACCGCCATCGAGAAGATGCTCGCGGCGATCTCCATCGAGGAGGAGAACCCCCGCTTCCGCTTCGCCCTGGGCGAGCTCTACCTGGCGGACTCCGACTTCGACAACGCGCTGCGCGCCTTCCAGAAGGCGACCGCCCTCGACGCCGACTACTACGAGGCCTGGCTGAAGACCGGCGAGGTGCAGTCACTGCTGAAGCGGCCGGTCGCCGCGGTGAAGGCCTACCAGAAGGCCATCGAGATCCGCCCGGAGGAGACCCCGATCATCGTGAAGATCGGTGACGTCTACGACGACGCGGGCGAGGCCAAGAAGGCCATCTCCTGGTACGAGCGCGCCACCCAGGCCACGCCCCCGGATCCGCGGGCCTTCTACAAGCTCGCCCGGGCCTTCGACGACACCGGCGACAAGAAGAAGGCCGAGAAGATGTTCCTCAAGGCCACCAAGGAAGAGCCGGACAACGCGATGCCTCACTACTACCTGGGGTACTTCTACAAGGACCGGCGCAAGAAGGCCGAAGCCCTGAAGCACTTCAAGGCGTACATGAGGATCATCGGGGAGCAGCAGACCGACTACCGCAAGGAAGTCGAGGACGAGATCTACTACCTGAGTCAGTAG
- a CDS encoding cellulase family glycosylhydrolase: MRALPLLAGLLLLGAAGCKPEAGPEPGPPHLRVEAGTIYEGQSALYLRGLNFSGAAKSTPDHHLDFDEADLTRLHEGGVNSLRYLVFWNAVAPEAPDAFDAAYLAGVRERIERLEAAGLRVIVDLHQDLWGLPFNGHGAPEWACPAELKEGYTPVSPWWANYSARQVNACFDRFWLDGGLQDQLAAAWAAIAGEVCASPAVIGWDLLNEPWPGSEIANRTFDQEVLLPFYRRLAGAIDAACPGKLYFLEPSLGWELGLIDEFEPGGPGDLLEGRVVVAPHFYPTEVHEPDGAGYDGDAAALARRLDLTVQPFLEAGHAVWMGEWGGMTTQATFGSYVSDLGAELMSRGVGFAYWDYGAADGGFLFLDGAGERKAVFDGIYALPSPTRMPGPFRLTAEPAARAITVETTCVEGGVLEIRRPDPGCSCLADDLILGPLVAAQESGALPAAPYSLEAICSGEGSIQVACHCP; the protein is encoded by the coding sequence ATGCGCGCGCTCCCCCTCCTCGCCGGCCTGCTCCTCCTCGGCGCGGCCGGCTGCAAGCCCGAAGCCGGGCCGGAGCCCGGGCCGCCGCACCTACGCGTGGAGGCCGGGACGATCTACGAGGGACAGAGCGCCCTCTACCTGCGGGGCCTGAACTTCTCGGGCGCCGCGAAGAGCACCCCGGACCACCACCTCGACTTCGACGAGGCCGACCTCACCCGCCTCCACGAGGGGGGCGTCAACTCCCTGCGCTACCTCGTCTTCTGGAACGCCGTGGCCCCCGAGGCGCCGGACGCCTTCGACGCGGCCTACCTCGCCGGCGTGCGCGAGCGGATCGAGCGCCTGGAGGCGGCGGGCCTGCGGGTGATCGTCGATCTGCACCAGGATCTCTGGGGCCTGCCCTTCAACGGCCACGGGGCCCCGGAGTGGGCCTGCCCGGCGGAGCTGAAGGAGGGCTACACGCCGGTGAGCCCCTGGTGGGCCAACTACAGCGCCCGCCAGGTGAACGCCTGCTTCGACCGCTTCTGGCTGGATGGGGGGCTGCAGGATCAGCTCGCCGCGGCCTGGGCCGCGATCGCCGGGGAGGTCTGCGCCTCCCCGGCGGTGATCGGCTGGGATCTCCTCAACGAGCCCTGGCCGGGCAGCGAGATCGCGAATCGCACCTTCGATCAGGAGGTGCTCCTGCCCTTCTACCGGCGCCTGGCCGGCGCCATCGACGCGGCCTGCCCCGGCAAGCTCTACTTCCTCGAGCCCTCGCTCGGGTGGGAGCTGGGCCTCATCGACGAGTTCGAGCCCGGCGGCCCCGGCGACCTCCTCGAGGGCCGGGTGGTGGTCGCCCCGCACTTCTATCCGACCGAGGTCCACGAGCCCGACGGCGCCGGCTACGACGGGGACGCCGCCGCCCTGGCCCGCCGCCTCGACCTCACCGTGCAGCCCTTCCTCGAGGCCGGCCATGCGGTCTGGATGGGCGAATGGGGCGGGATGACCACCCAGGCGACCTTCGGCAGCTACGTCTCGGACCTCGGCGCCGAACTCATGTCCCGGGGCGTGGGCTTCGCCTACTGGGACTACGGCGCGGCCGACGGCGGCTTCCTCTTCCTCGACGGTGCCGGCGAGCGGAAGGCCGTCTTCGACGGGATCTACGCCCTGCCCTCCCCGACGCGGATGCCCGGCCCCTTCCGGCTGACCGCCGAGCCGGCGGCGCGGGCGATCACGGTGGAGACCACCTGCGTCGAGGGCGGGGTGCTGGAGATCCGGCGGCCCGATCCGGGGTGCAGTTGCCTGGCGGACGATCTGATCCTCGGTCCGCTGGTCGCCGCCCAGGAGAGCGGTGCGCTTCCCGCCGCACCGTATTCCCTGGAGGCGATCTGCAGCGGAGAGGGGAGCATTCAGGTCGCCTGTCACTGTCCCTAG